The stretch of DNA cgtgaaacataaaaacattaaaacatgcgctcttttatcatgaaatttattctaagAATGTTTTTAGAGGACATTTCTTAGGTGAAACGTCTTCCTTGGCTTATCCTACATGAAAttcaagcatttttttttaactaggACCACTAGgacaaacaattaaattcataaggACTTAGGAGGAttgaatgtttcatgtttgggtctacatatgacccaaaaaacgcgaaagggttaaagaaacaaataaaatgtcaaaatcttgtaAGATATTTCTCAGAAtaacaaaaatcttataactgacgaattgtaagaaaagaaaaggtttacTATATGAGAATCTACCtcaatgtttcacatttgggtcagcatatgtcctaatggacgcgaaagggttaaataactTAAAGTACAGTTAGTTAATATTCAATTAACAATTAGATAttaacttttattattattcttttaatataaattaaagttttttttttaataaaatacatattggttaaattccaaattttttgttgttgtattttGTGTGCCGGACATTTAGGTCTTCCGGACCCTTTTGCGAAGGTTTCGGTGGATGGCACGGGGCAGGTGCATTCAACAGAAACGAGTAAAGCGAGCTTGGATCCAAAGTGGAATGCACATTACGATTTGTATTTAGGTAGTAAGGATGCCATTACGATATCCGTGTGGAATTACCGGAAGATACACAAGAGGCATGGGAGTGGTTTCCTGGGGTGTGTCCGGATTCAGGCGGAGATGATACAGAGGCTGAAGGATAGTGGGTATCAGCGTCTGGATTTGGGGAAACATGCTCCGGATGATCAGGAGCAGGTACGGGGTCAGATAATCATTTCGCTGACATCGAGAGATGCCCAAGGGAGCACTCCGTTGGCAATTGTTTCACCGGGTGGTGATGTACACGGGCCGGCAGAGGATACCGAAGTTAGTGGTGGTGGTTGCGTGGTGCCGTCCATTCAGCCTGGTGTACCGACAAAGAAGACTCGGGAACCGGAAGCTGTGGATCTCCCAGAGGGTTGGGAGGTGCGAAAAACAAACCAAGGGCGGGTGTACTATGTGAATCACGTGACAAAATCCACACAGTGGGATAGACCAACATTGCCGGCGACAAATGGTACGACGGCACAGGTGGCAACCGATGAACCCACACCAGCGGGCCCCTCGCGTTCGGCAACGTGCACAAATTTGACAAATGGCGTAACGACGGCCGAAGCGTCGCGGCGACATTCACTTGAGCTACTCCTAAATCTGAAGAACGACACACAACGCGATACAAGGCACATCAGTCCTGAGAATGCGACACGTGGCGCCCGTGAGGCGCCCCATAGTCCGCAGCAGCACATTGCAAATGGGGTGGCGCCCATTGTGAGCCCCACAACGACGCCAAAGTGCAATTCAAGCGATATTTTAGCCCAGAATCGAACACCACAGAATCAAGTGAGGTGAGTGCCATTGAGCCAATCAATATTATATGGCGAATAAGTATTTCCCTTTAGCTCTTATTTTAGCCCACGATGGTGATGGATTTATGCACATTCTACCTTCACAACATTTAACCACATTTTGCCTCTCCTCCCCCTCTCATCCTTATCTCTTGATGTTCTACATAAATGctaaatattttagatttaaacgatttaaaatgaatcacgcgagatttttgttgttgttgctatttttaatcttctcaatcaatttgctgtaggaaataaaaatcaattaatttccttgtttttttgcAGAGATTCAACGACCCCGCCGGGAAGTACAACGCACAGTAGCGTTAATCATTTGACAAGCACAATTAATGCATTGGTTCTAGAATCCCCAAGCCGTCCTACAATGCAACAGACAACAACAACAAGcaataatataaataataatgtCAGCAATACAGGTGCAACCACAACGACGTGCGTCAGCAACAATAACGTCACACCACCAGCAGCCACCGTGGCAACCAGTCCGGTGAATAACAATCAGGGAACGACGCCGCAGGATAATGATACGCCGGCGGCACAGAGTCGTCCTGTTGATGCTCAGCGGGCTCGTCGTTCCCTCAGGAATGTCGATGATGCGGCTAGAAGACGTTCAGGACGTGGGGCACGGAGTATCATGACACAAATTCCCGGAAGGACAAATGGTGCCTCGGGGAGACCAGCTGTTGATCTTCCGCCAGGATATGGTGAGTCTctctattttctcttttttttttaaattttatttcaataagaAAGAGTTTTAGGAAGAAGTTAAggttattaaaatttcataaatatctcctttctttttgtctttgtgaaaaaaaaataaacagaaatgcGAACAACACAGCAGGGTCAGGTTTATTTCTATCATATTCCCACGGGTGTGTCAACGTGGCATGACCCGCGAATTCCGCGTGATCTTGACACGCAATCAATTGCTTTGGACTCCCTTGGGCCACTTCCGTCGGGGTGGGAGCAACGCAAAACAGCCTCAGGGCGGGTGTATTTTGTTGATCACAACAATCGCACGACACAATTTACGGATCCGCGTCTCAATGGGCACCTACTGGGGCTGTTGCGACGTCAGAGTCAGGCACCCACCACACCGGCAGCAGCGGGTCCACCAACGAGCTGTACAACAGGTGCGGGGCCACAGGTGGCAAATGGGAATGTACGCAATGGCGAAGTAATTTCCCCCACGAGACCCACGGTGGTGGCACAAACGACGGGACCAGCGGACTTGCCACAGGGTCTCCTCGATGGGGCTGAACTCCTTCCAAAGTACCGAAGGGACTTGGTGAGCAAAATGCGTGCCCTCAGGGCGGAATTGCAGGCACTTCAGCCACAATCGGGACACTGTAGGTTGGAGGTGTCACGTGCTGAGATCTTCGAGGAGAGCTACCGGCTGATAATGAAGATGCGCCCAAAGGATATGCGAAAGAGGCTGATGGTGAAGTTTCGCGGGGAAGAGGGCCTAGACTATGGGGGTGTAGCACGTGAATGGTTGCACCTGTTGTCGCGTGAAATGCTCAATCCACAGTATGGGCTATTCCAGTACAGCCGCGACGATCACTACACGTTGCAAATTAATACGGATTCCGCCGTTAATCCTGATCATCTCTCATATTTTCACTTTGTCGGCCGAATTTTGGGTATTGCCGTTTTTCACGGGCACTGCCTCGATGGTGGCTTCACGACACCCTTCTACAAGCAACTCCTCAATAAGCCCATTACACTGAGTGACATTGAGGGAGTCGATCCGGAATTGCACAGGAGTCTCACGTGGATACTGtgagtattttcttttccttttcatccaaaaaaaaaatgaaataaattaaatttgatttttttttattgccttAAATGTAATTCAGTGAGAACAATATCGATGGTGTAATTGAAACGACATTCAGTGTGGAAAATAACAGCTTTGGAGCACTAAAAGTTCATGAATTGAAAATGGGTGGAGCTGGAATTTCCGTTACGGAGGAGAATAAAAAGGAATATGTTAAGCTATATGTAAACTATCGATTTATGCGTGGGATTGAACAGCAATTTTTAGCACTACagaaaggtaagaaaaaaattgaaaaaaaaagaaaattttcttgttgacgtcatggaaataattttttttcaggattCTGTGAGCTAATCCCAAGTCAATTGCTAAGGCCATTCGATGAGAGGGAGCTAGAATTAGTGATTGGAGGTATAAGCAGTATTGATGTGAATGATTGGAAGCAACATACACGCCTGAAGCACTGCACAGCTGAAACGCAGCAAGTTGTTTGGTTTTGGCAGGTAAggaaggaaatgaaaaattattttgtacttcTCATGCATCCAAAGGGTCGAAATCAGTGGCGAACGCAAGGAGGGAGTTGTTGAAATACccatttttataaaagaaaaaggagtAGAAaccgaaaactttgttttagacttgattttagtacttttaagaCTTTTAGTTCTCAATCTGAATCTTTTCAAGActaaaattgcaacaattcTAAAGGttagaatttaatactttttagcTCGTCAATCTGAACCTTCTTTCcactaaaaatcaaaatataaaaaatatttttctgctcTAATTTAGTACTTGTTTTAGGCTTGAATCAAGTACTTTTGCTCATCAATCTgaacttatttttttagaactaagaagtaaaaatatcttttggctgtgttttagtacttttttggattgagtttagtactttttaggggtgaatttagtactttttaaagatagaatttagtacttgtTTTAGACTTGAATCAATTACTTATGCTCATCAATCTGAACTTtcttagatttaaaaaaaaagtgaaaatttatttcagctGTGTTTTAGTACTTACTTTcttggattgaatttagtaccttcttggaatttagtactttcttggattgaatttagtactttttttagattgaattaagtactttttaagattaaatttagtactttttaggattgaatttagtactttttaggattGAATTGAGTactttttaagattaaattgaGTACCTTttaagattgaatttagtacttttttaggactgaatttagtactttttaggattgaatttagtacttttttaggattgaatttagtacttttttaggattgaatttagtactttttaggactgaatttagtacttttttaggactgaatttagtacattttaggattgaatttagtactttttaggattgaatttagtactttttaggattgaatttagtactttttaggattgaatttagtacttttttaaaattgaattaagtagtttttaggattgaatttagtactttttaggattgaatttaatacttttttaggattgaatttagtacttttttaggattgaatttagtactttttaggattgaatttagtacttttttaggattgaatttagtacttttataggattgaatttagtacttttttaggactgaattaagtactttttaagattaaatttagtactttttaggatttaatttagtactttggCCTTTTTCTCGTCAATTCTGAGCCATTATTTAtaggattaaaaataaattaactcttcgacttgaattttgaaaattttggacTATAGttcatcaatttttgataGAGTTCGCCACTTCTGATCTAAATGAACaagtttcaataaattactttatccaaatcaatgaaacattaacgcaaatgtttcaaacattaaaaaatgtacaaaatgcaaaaaggacGAGacttattttgcatttttttaaactaattctttgcattaaaaagagttttttttcaatattttttttttgtttactaAAGATTGTCGAGTCGTACACATCAGAAATGCGTGCGCGTTTACTGCAATTTGTCACGGGATCATCGCGTGTACCGCTACAGGGATTCCGTGCCCTTCAGGGGTCAACTGGTGCCGTGGGTCCGCGTCTATTCACCATCCACCTAACTGCCGATGTGCCCACACAGAATTTGCCCAAAGCTCACACATGCTTCAATCGTATTGACCTACCGCCCTATGACACGTACCAGCTAATGTATGACAAACTCACGCAGGCCGTGGAGGAGACGTGCGGATTTGCCGTTGAATGAtccacacacaaaaagaaaaagttcataaaaaacCAACAAACATGGTAAGGAAAATCCCCTTAAACGTCCATTTTTTATCGGTATGTACCTTCTTGCACGAACGGATacttttggagaatttttgtttttctaaatGTGCCAAAAGTATTTTGCGTAGTCGTGCAAAATGtatcaaattattattgagGAAATGAgaagaacaaaatgaatttaggaaaaaaaaaacaaaatgcaaaacatCCCAAAGTCCGGAAAATTCtaacaagaaaaatctttccgggcAATTTTGGGTACgtatttctcttcattttcaacCCCTCTGTACCTTCTTGGAAGtcaatttgcttattttttctcGTTATAATGTGTGTGGTGCTCtaaaaagttgaagaaaaaaccagtaaaacaaaaagaaaaaaatgctaaaagagAGCCTAAGCGAAGGAGGAggaatttgtgagaagccAAGAAAGTCAAgagataaaggaaaaaaaatgagaagaaaaaaaaacagatatttgataaaaaagaaaagaaaatgctaaagtgataaaaaaatgataattttaatgtttttatttctattatgTATATTAAGATTTTAACTATAACTATATATTCTATTTTGCATTGATGTCAAATCAtgcagaagaaattttatcatgTAGGACGaatcattaaaagaatttttgcaaaaaaaaaaaacaaatttcgaaaaattaaatgaagaaaatcacaaattaaagaaaaaatgaagaaattaggaaaaattcaaaatattaataaatatctgaaatgcttttttttaggatgcaaaatgtggaattttatgaaatattaattataaaataatctaGTGTTTTATCCATTTAATATTGAGATTATGGCATGAGTgaggatattttatttttaaatttttatctctgCGTAAGACGACAAAGTTTaggtaaaaatttctttaaaaaaaaaaaataatgaaataatgcGGGAAGAAATCACAGACTAAAAGCTTTATGAAAAACCTATATAATTCTCCTTTTCTTCATGCGAaagtctttcaattttttatttgttttctcaaattattttcgAATTTGCTctataaagaataattttaaataaaatgaattgcaaaaattgtttttttgaaaatgcttCGAGCACAATTCGTTTTAACTGCCATTTGCTAGCCAAAAGtgatagaaatttttcattaaagtgatttataaaatgtttagaGACATGAAGTTCATTAGGTTTGCTTAGAGGACTTTAATTTTTGctggtaaaaattaaaaatcaaaatctatGATTTCCTAGAAAATTCATTACTGAAAGGCaatgaataattattattcttctGGATAGCTCTgcgaatttaaaaaaaaattaaaatgtctttaaaagttttaaaatttcaagatttttttcaatttttcatgaaattttagaaatttaaacctgaaattttgaattttccataattttctcatgattTATATTAATTGCATTGAATATTTGGCAATAATTAGGTACCTAC from Lutzomyia longipalpis isolate SR_M1_2022 chromosome 4, ASM2433408v1 encodes:
- the LOC129795469 gene encoding E3 ubiquitin-protein ligase Smurf1, whose product is MNKVENSRRSRNGAQIIRLTILCARNLARKEFLRLPDPFAKVSVDGTGQVHSTETSKASLDPKWNAHYDLYLGSKDAITISVWNYRKIHKRHGSGFLGCVRIQAEMIQRLKDSGYQRLDLGKHAPDDQEQVRGQIIISLTSRDAQGSTPLAIVSPGGDVHGPAEDTEVSGGGCVVPSIQPGVPTKKTREPEAVDLPEGWEVRKTNQGRVYYVNHVTKSTQWDRPTLPATNGTTAQVATDEPTPAGPSRSATCTNLTNGVTTAEASRRHSLELLLNLKNDTQRDTRHISPENATRGAREAPHSPQQHIANGVAPIVSPTTTPKCNSSDILAQNRTPQNQVRDSTTPPGSTTHSSVNHLTSTINALVLESPSRPTMQQTTTTSNNINNNVSNTGATTTTCVSNNNVTPPAATVATSPVNNNQGTTPQDNDTPAAQSRPVDAQRARRSLRNVDDAARRRSGRGARSIMTQIPGRTNGASGRPAVDLPPGYEMRTTQQGQVYFYHIPTGVSTWHDPRIPRDLDTQSIALDSLGPLPSGWEQRKTASGRVYFVDHNNRTTQFTDPRLNGHLLGLLRRQSQAPTTPAAAGPPTSCTTGAGPQVANGNVRNGEVISPTRPTVVAQTTGPADLPQGLLDGAELLPKYRRDLVSKMRALRAELQALQPQSGHCRLEVSRAEIFEESYRLIMKMRPKDMRKRLMVKFRGEEGLDYGGVAREWLHLLSREMLNPQYGLFQYSRDDHYTLQINTDSAVNPDHLSYFHFVGRILGIAVFHGHCLDGGFTTPFYKQLLNKPITLSDIEGVDPELHRSLTWILENNIDGVIETTFSVENNSFGALKVHELKMGGAGISVTEENKKEYVKLYVNYRFMRGIEQQFLALQKGFCELIPSQLLRPFDERELELVIGGISSIDVNDWKQHTRLKHCTAETQQVVWFWQIVESYTSEMRARLLQFVTGSSRVPLQGFRALQGSTGAVGPRLFTIHLTADVPTQNLPKAHTCFNRIDLPPYDTYQLMYDKLTQAVEETCGFAVE